In uncultured Bacteroides sp., one genomic interval encodes:
- the hemG gene encoding protoporphyrinogen oxidase — MDKNKDVDVVVIGAGVTGLVTAFLLTRKGLKVLLLEKSDRVGGQMRSIREDGFVFESGPNTGVVSNPEVVELFQMLQGSCSIENARKEAKVRLIWKNGAFYPLPSSLATAISTPLFTWNDKIRILFEPLRKKGDNPFESIGELTRRRLGQSFLDYAVDPFISGIYAGDPSKLVTRFALPKLYNLEQNYGSFIRGAIKKAGEAKSDRDKLPTKEVFSVPGGFESLATALANEIGEDNIRLSEEGITVKAVSDGWETVLATSGERIHSRYAVSTAAAYDLPSLLPFIEEKDMKPISSLHYAPVIQVGVGVVKADGHVPNAFGGLIPSREKQKMLGILFPSSCFSNRCPENGGNLSFFIGGSKHPEYLSYTDEQLESLVKESLANMLGFPANYTPDKMKIFRHERAIPQYEADTEERLATIASLEKQYSGLFLAGGIKDGIGMADRIKQATRIAEEIANLN, encoded by the coding sequence ATGGATAAGAACAAAGATGTTGATGTTGTAGTTATTGGTGCCGGAGTCACAGGACTTGTCACTGCTTTTTTATTGACTAGAAAAGGATTGAAGGTACTTCTTCTGGAGAAGAGCGACAGAGTAGGCGGACAGATGAGATCTATCCGTGAAGATGGATTTGTTTTTGAATCGGGTCCTAATACGGGAGTTGTTTCTAATCCTGAAGTGGTGGAGCTGTTCCAGATGTTGCAAGGTAGTTGCTCTATTGAGAATGCTCGTAAAGAAGCAAAAGTTCGACTTATTTGGAAAAATGGAGCTTTTTATCCACTTCCTTCAAGTCTGGCAACAGCAATATCTACACCTCTGTTTACCTGGAACGATAAAATCCGGATTCTCTTTGAACCTCTCCGCAAGAAGGGTGACAATCCGTTCGAAAGTATTGGAGAACTTACTCGCAGAAGATTGGGGCAATCATTCCTTGATTATGCTGTCGATCCATTTATCTCGGGGATTTATGCAGGAGATCCAAGTAAACTTGTAACCCGCTTTGCGCTGCCTAAACTTTATAATCTGGAACAAAACTATGGTAGCTTTATTCGCGGTGCAATAAAAAAAGCTGGCGAAGCTAAATCGGACCGGGATAAATTGCCTACCAAAGAAGTCTTTTCTGTACCGGGCGGATTTGAATCATTGGCTACTGCTCTTGCTAATGAAATAGGGGAAGACAATATTCGCTTATCCGAAGAAGGTATTACTGTTAAAGCCGTGTCTGATGGATGGGAAACGGTTTTGGCTACAAGCGGTGAACGAATTCACTCTCGTTATGCAGTCTCTACTGCTGCGGCTTATGATTTACCATCTCTATTACCTTTCATTGAGGAAAAGGATATGAAACCAATCAGCTCTCTTCATTATGCTCCGGTTATTCAGGTTGGGGTAGGAGTGGTTAAAGCGGACGGGCATGTGCCAAATGCCTTTGGTGGTTTGATTCCATCTCGTGAAAAGCAGAAGATGCTTGGTATTTTGTTTCCTTCTTCATGCTTCTCTAATCGATGCCCAGAAAACGGAGGTAATCTTTCCTTCTTTATTGGAGGAAGCAAACATCCCGAATATCTTTCTTATACAGATGAACAATTAGAGAGTCTGGTTAAAGAATCATTAGCAAATATGTTAGGATTCCCAGCTAATTATACTCCCGATAAAATGAAAATCTTCAGACACGAACGGGCTATTCCTCAATACGAAGCTGATACAGAAGAAAGATTGGCAACTATTGCTAGCTTGGAAAAACAATATTCAGGTCTGTTCCTTGCCGGAGGTATCAAGGACGGCATAGGTATGGCCGATCGTATTAAACAGGCAACCCGGATTGCTGAAGAAATAGCGAACTTAAACTAA
- a CDS encoding transposase, which yields MSQSEKSRCHFDDAFKMSVVEEAIQGTQSKYSLCRKYSIASTSTLRSWIRIFAPEYELNDGSMKKSPVSENEEILALRRMLQEKELCLKREKMRADFLDEMINVAEEKFQLPIRKKAGTKR from the coding sequence ATGAGTCAATCAGAGAAAAGTCGTTGTCATTTCGATGACGCATTTAAAATGTCGGTGGTCGAAGAGGCCATCCAGGGTACACAGAGCAAGTATTCTTTGTGTCGTAAATATTCCATCGCCAGTACTAGCACATTACGAAGTTGGATTCGTATCTTTGCACCCGAATATGAATTGAATGATGGTTCCATGAAAAAGAGTCCCGTGAGTGAAAACGAAGAAATCTTAGCTCTGCGTCGTATGCTTCAAGAAAAAGAATTGTGCTTGAAACGTGAAAAGATGCGTGCTGATTTCTTAGATGAAATGATCAACGTTGCTGAAGAGAAGTTTCAGCTTCCCATCCGAAAAAAAGCTGGCACCAAACGGTAA
- a CDS encoding cation diffusion facilitator family transporter, whose protein sequence is MKEDLIKQKVQGWIVSMSLLILIGKFIAFFFTNSVGILTDAMESIVNVVAGLISFVSLRYAAKPKDKGHPFGHGKIELISASIEGLLIMIAGGMIIYEGIRRLFEPATIGKLDIGIAVVAVAGLMNYIMGWYSIRIGKKYDSIALVAGGKHLQSDTYSTIGLVTGLSLLYFTGLGWIDSSLALIFGSIIMVTGILILRKTIANLMDKADDEILHKMLEVISNVRRPEWVDVHNMKVIKYGSYLFVDCDLTLPWFYNITEGHDACEELRGLLSDKYSDRLLVTIHSDPCLEKHCEHCLMADCKYRKTKYIAALNLTLEELTASDEERNEKHS, encoded by the coding sequence ATGAAGGAAGATTTAATCAAACAAAAAGTTCAAGGGTGGATTGTTTCTATGTCCTTGCTCATTCTAATTGGGAAGTTTATAGCTTTCTTTTTTACCAATTCTGTTGGAATCTTAACCGATGCAATGGAAAGTATCGTGAATGTAGTAGCCGGACTAATAAGTTTCGTTAGCTTAAGATATGCAGCGAAACCCAAAGACAAAGGGCATCCTTTCGGACATGGTAAGATTGAATTAATATCAGCATCCATCGAAGGGCTATTAATTATGATAGCAGGTGGAATGATTATCTACGAAGGAATCAGACGACTTTTTGAGCCTGCTACTATTGGTAAACTGGATATCGGTATTGCTGTGGTTGCTGTTGCAGGTTTAATGAATTATATTATGGGATGGTACAGTATACGTATTGGTAAAAAGTATGATTCAATTGCATTAGTAGCTGGTGGAAAACATTTGCAGTCGGATACATATTCCACTATTGGCCTTGTAACTGGTCTTTCCCTGCTTTATTTTACCGGTTTAGGATGGATTGATAGTTCGCTTGCATTGATTTTTGGTTCAATTATTATGGTAACAGGTATTCTTATCCTTCGTAAAACAATAGCCAATTTAATGGATAAAGCCGACGATGAAATTCTTCATAAAATGCTGGAAGTGATTTCTAATGTCAGAAGGCCTGAGTGGGTGGATGTTCATAATATGAAAGTAATAAAATATGGTAGCTATTTGTTTGTGGATTGTGATTTGACTTTACCCTGGTTCTATAACATAACAGAAGGACATGATGCTTGTGAGGAATTAAGAGGGCTTTTATCAGACAAATACTCTGATCGTTTACTGGTTACAATACATTCGGATCCTTGTCTGGAAAAACATTGTGAGCATTGTCTGATGGCTGATTGTAAATATAGGAAGACTAAATATATAGCAGCATTGAATCTTACTTTAGAAGAACTGACTGCCAGTGACGAAGAACGTAACGAAAAACACAGCTAA
- a CDS encoding DUF3943 domain-containing protein, giving the protein MKRMFIHIIFFLLTISRLCAQQADSLFAFNDSARVIKRPWRAAFQTTGLNVGVWAFDRFAMNQDYAKITLHSIGNNITNGLVWDNDKFSTNLFAHPYHGNLYFNAARSNGMGFWKSVPYSFAGSLMWEMCAEVEPPAINDFLATSIGGVALGEVTYRLSSLVLDDSKSGSRRFFRELLGTLISPSRGLNRLVTGDAWRVRHKYYKYHDYEKLPVKFSATLGERYLADNEHFFKGSNSPYIEFKVLYGDPLQETTKQPYDYFNFRSTINFVGNQPLIGSVNLIAKLYGKHLEPIPGHKILVGLFQHFDYYDSERVITGSKNIPYKISEAAAFGFGMVYQFPARKANIRQSSFINAILLGGSLTDYYNSIDRNYNMGSGFSIKSNTSIEFTKYGNFELNLQYYRIFTWKGYDGINLDELTNEEKLYLNVQGDKGNVQLAVINPMMDIDLGYKIKISAGLYYYLRNTHYSSKPDFLFHTIETRLGLKYTF; this is encoded by the coding sequence ATGAAAAGAATGTTTATACATATCATCTTCTTTTTATTAACGATAAGCCGATTATGTGCTCAGCAAGCTGATTCTTTATTCGCTTTTAATGACTCTGCCCGTGTGATAAAACGTCCGTGGCGTGCAGCATTTCAGACTACCGGACTGAATGTTGGTGTGTGGGCATTCGATCGTTTTGCGATGAATCAGGATTATGCAAAGATTACTCTTCATTCCATTGGTAATAACATAACAAATGGTCTTGTTTGGGATAATGATAAGTTCTCGACTAATTTGTTTGCCCATCCTTATCACGGCAATCTATATTTTAATGCAGCACGCAGCAACGGAATGGGCTTCTGGAAATCGGTTCCTTATAGTTTTGCCGGAAGCTTAATGTGGGAAATGTGTGCTGAGGTAGAACCTCCTGCCATTAATGACTTTCTGGCTACTTCTATCGGTGGAGTTGCTTTGGGGGAAGTAACTTATCGACTTTCTTCATTAGTTCTTGACGATTCTAAATCTGGTTCAAGGCGATTCTTTCGCGAGTTACTTGGTACACTAATCTCGCCATCCAGAGGATTAAACCGTTTGGTAACCGGAGATGCCTGGAGAGTGCGGCATAAATATTACAAATATCATGATTATGAGAAGCTACCGGTTAAGTTCTCTGCAACATTAGGCGAACGTTATCTGGCGGATAATGAACATTTCTTTAAAGGTAGCAACAGCCCTTATATAGAATTTAAAGTTCTGTATGGAGACCCGTTACAAGAAACAACTAAACAACCGTATGACTATTTTAATTTTAGGTCAACCATCAACTTTGTAGGTAATCAACCATTGATTGGATCTGTTAATCTTATTGCTAAATTATACGGAAAACATTTGGAACCCATACCAGGGCATAAAATATTAGTTGGACTCTTTCAGCATTTCGATTATTACGACTCTGAGCGTGTAATTACAGGATCTAAAAATATCCCATATAAAATATCCGAAGCGGCCGCGTTTGGTTTTGGAATGGTTTATCAGTTTCCGGCAAGAAAAGCAAATATTCGCCAAAGCTCATTTATTAATGCAATTCTTCTGGGAGGAAGTCTGACCGATTACTATAATTCTATAGACCGCAATTATAATATGGGAAGCGGATTTAGTATTAAAAGTAATACCTCTATTGAGTTTACAAAATACGGCAATTTTGAATTAAACCTGCAGTATTACCGCATCTTTACGTGGAAAGGTTATGATGGTATAAATCTGGATGAACTAACTAACGAGGAAAAACTGTATCTGAATGTTCAGGGCGATAAAGGTAATGTGCAGCTTGCTGTAATTAATCCCATGATGGATATTGATTTGGGGTACAAAATAAAAATTAGTGCAGGTTTATATTATTACTTAAGGAATACACACTATTCAAGTAAACCCGATTTTCTTTTTCACACAATCGAAACTCGTTTAGGGCTGAAGTATACTTTCTAG
- the hemN gene encoding oxygen-independent coproporphyrinogen III oxidase, which translates to MNEDLIAKYNVPTPRYTSYPPANYFHDKFTNEDYEKAVIASNETTPQNISFYIHIPFCRHLCHYCGCNSYPMAKAEIIEAYVEAVKKEIRKVIPLINKDRKISQIHYGGGSPSSIPLHYIQEINELLLSQFECTDSPEIAIECHPGYLDENSWMQLIKAGFNRCSIGVQDFNSKVLKGVNRRPSLLEMETIFGLLRAFNVSINMDFIYGLPYQTVQSFEETLQKAAALKPDRLVTFSYAHVPWVNKAMMILEKNGLPSPQEKSAMYDAAKRILSAKGYQPIGLDHFVLPDDDLNIALQSGQLHRNFQGYCTRKTTGQVYAFGVTGISQLSMAYSQNTKSIPEYIQKMNDGEFAIIKGYTLNREEQIAKEAITTLMCNDRLNWKELSAHIGVDEADIKNAISYDENRLADFEKDGIITYSPEEIKITQEGAIFVRNVAAAFDPLMKDNTKMYSKPV; encoded by the coding sequence ATGAATGAAGATTTAATAGCAAAATATAATGTACCTACGCCCCGGTATACCAGTTATCCGCCGGCAAATTATTTCCATGATAAATTCACTAATGAGGATTATGAAAAAGCGGTGATAGCCTCTAATGAGACCACACCTCAGAATATTTCTTTCTATATTCATATACCTTTTTGCCGTCATCTTTGTCATTACTGCGGATGCAACTCATATCCCATGGCAAAAGCTGAAATCATTGAAGCTTATGTGGAAGCTGTAAAGAAAGAGATCAGGAAAGTGATTCCGTTGATAAATAAAGATCGGAAAATATCTCAGATACACTATGGTGGTGGAAGTCCAAGCAGCATTCCACTTCATTATATTCAGGAAATTAATGAATTGCTTCTCTCTCAGTTTGAATGTACAGATTCTCCAGAGATTGCTATTGAATGCCATCCCGGTTACCTGGATGAGAATAGCTGGATGCAGTTAATTAAAGCTGGTTTTAACCGTTGCAGCATTGGTGTTCAGGATTTTAATTCAAAGGTTCTGAAAGGTGTAAACAGAAGACCGTCGTTACTAGAAATGGAAACAATTTTTGGATTGTTGAGAGCCTTTAATGTTTCCATAAACATGGACTTTATTTACGGATTGCCTTATCAAACTGTTCAAAGCTTTGAAGAAACCCTTCAAAAGGCTGCTGCGCTAAAGCCGGACAGATTGGTTACATTCTCTTATGCGCATGTGCCTTGGGTGAATAAAGCAATGATGATATTAGAGAAGAATGGTTTGCCTTCACCTCAGGAAAAGAGTGCTATGTATGATGCTGCCAAACGAATTCTGTCAGCGAAAGGTTATCAACCTATCGGTCTCGACCATTTTGTTTTGCCGGATGATGATTTGAATATAGCTCTTCAGTCGGGACAATTGCATCGTAACTTTCAGGGATATTGTACAAGGAAAACTACCGGTCAGGTGTATGCTTTCGGAGTAACCGGCATCAGTCAGCTTTCCATGGCTTATAGTCAGAATACTAAAAGTATTCCTGAATATATTCAGAAAATGAACGATGGTGAGTTTGCCATTATTAAAGGATATACCCTTAACAGGGAAGAACAGATTGCAAAAGAAGCAATCACAACGCTGATGTGTAACGACAGACTTAACTGGAAAGAGCTTTCTGCTCATATTGGTGTAGATGAGGCTGATATTAAAAATGCAATCTCGTATGATGAGAATAGATTGGCTGATTTCGAAAAAGATGGAATTATAACTTATTCTCCCGAAGAAATAAAAATAACGCAGGAAGGAGCTATATTTGTGCGGAATGTTGCTGCAGCGTTTGACCCGCTGATGAAAGATAACACAAAAATGTATTCGAAACCGGTTTAA
- a CDS encoding tetratricopeptide repeat protein has protein sequence MIIKKNISIRILINMFAILIFISTYSCKKTSSVRFSNNQLVDSFIQQAQDSLYNNITLSKNLLKKAMKIAPDSEMYYKAYSTYALTYSAINHYDSSLLLSHQVINFCKRQELSPRIYELLASSNNNIGVYYGQMSTPDSAITYFKEALKQYELANNTNRIPDMYINLADMYSRKGDFAMSAYYYRKALSISDSLHITDKMGFPIYFGLGQIYMEVRDFELSDSYFRLAEKFYSNRTLAEKFTFCNNRGNFYYYKEEYNKALPWFQKAKKLVSKGDYQFHVSLCELNLGDIYLNLNKLDSVSYCLDKSYSYFSTIKNKTALYYISTIRAGLALKQKDTQLARKLLDDTKDSSGVEANIISIRNKYLQKYYAQTGNFKQAYYYQSKNLAIDDSIRNDKAEKRISEIDLRYKQDTTLVNNKLVIQKQASQMKSLRYISFIWILICLIIFTTSVYFFICQKKKKDLQQIKYIDKLIKLRMENIRNRVSPHFIFNIINNEISSSGENERKNLYNLATLMRKNLEISENTKVSLEEELDFVKLYIELEKRNLGDNFRIEWNLDNEIDLKEMFILPMSIQIPVENAIKHALRPKEGDKILSINLEKEKEGINVFIRDNGAGYFPQQVSQTKGTGTGLRILFQTIQLLNSKNTIKISLNIQNIRNNNKSISGTEVHIFIPDIYKFE, from the coding sequence ATGATAATTAAAAAAAATATAAGCATACGCATTCTTATAAACATGTTTGCTATTCTTATTTTTATAAGTACATATTCATGCAAAAAAACAAGTTCAGTCAGATTTAGTAATAATCAATTAGTAGATTCTTTTATACAACAAGCTCAGGATTCATTATACAACAACATAACATTATCGAAGAATTTACTGAAGAAAGCTATGAAAATAGCTCCCGATAGCGAAATGTACTATAAAGCATACAGCACTTATGCTTTAACATATTCGGCTATTAACCACTACGATTCTTCACTTCTTTTGTCTCATCAAGTAATTAACTTCTGTAAGCGTCAGGAATTATCACCTCGTATATATGAGTTATTAGCCTCATCAAATAACAATATTGGAGTTTACTACGGACAAATGAGCACACCCGACTCCGCAATTACTTATTTCAAAGAAGCATTAAAACAATACGAATTGGCAAATAACACAAACCGCATTCCTGATATGTACATCAATCTGGCTGATATGTACTCAAGAAAAGGTGATTTTGCCATGAGTGCATATTATTACAGAAAAGCACTATCAATAAGTGATTCTTTACACATAACGGATAAAATGGGATTCCCAATATATTTTGGTTTAGGGCAAATTTATATGGAAGTGCGCGATTTCGAGTTGTCGGACAGTTATTTCCGCCTTGCAGAAAAATTCTACAGCAACAGAACATTGGCCGAGAAATTTACGTTTTGCAATAACCGGGGAAATTTCTATTATTATAAAGAAGAATATAACAAAGCACTACCCTGGTTTCAAAAAGCTAAAAAGTTAGTATCAAAAGGCGATTATCAATTTCACGTCAGTCTATGCGAGCTGAATCTTGGAGACATTTATCTAAATCTTAATAAACTAGATTCTGTTTCATATTGTCTGGACAAGAGTTATTCATACTTTTCTACTATAAAAAACAAAACAGCTTTATATTACATCTCAACCATAAGGGCAGGACTGGCTTTAAAACAAAAAGACACTCAACTTGCCCGAAAATTATTAGATGATACCAAAGACTCGTCGGGCGTAGAAGCCAATATAATATCTATAAGAAACAAGTATCTGCAAAAATATTATGCTCAAACAGGAAATTTTAAACAAGCATACTACTACCAGTCAAAGAATTTAGCTATCGATGATTCTATTCGTAATGATAAAGCAGAAAAAAGAATTTCCGAAATTGATCTGCGTTATAAGCAAGACACAACATTAGTAAACAATAAACTTGTTATTCAAAAGCAAGCTTCTCAGATGAAAAGCCTAAGATATATTTCTTTCATCTGGATATTAATCTGCTTGATAATTTTTACAACATCTGTCTATTTTTTCATCTGCCAAAAAAAGAAGAAAGATCTGCAACAGATAAAGTACATTGATAAGCTAATTAAGCTTCGAATGGAAAATATACGCAACCGTGTATCTCCTCATTTTATATTTAATATAATCAATAATGAAATTAGTTCATCAGGCGAAAACGAGCGCAAAAATTTATATAATCTGGCAACATTAATGCGAAAGAATCTGGAAATATCAGAAAATACAAAAGTGTCGCTGGAAGAAGAGTTAGACTTTGTAAAACTATACATAGAATTAGAAAAAAGGAATCTTGGAGATAATTTTCGTATTGAGTGGAATCTTGATAACGAAATAGATTTAAAAGAAATGTTTATTCTTCCAATGTCTATACAGATTCCTGTAGAAAATGCAATAAAGCATGCTTTGCGCCCTAAAGAAGGAGACAAAATACTTAGTATTAATCTGGAAAAGGAAAAAGAAGGTATTAATGTATTTATCAGAGACAATGGAGCCGGATATTTCCCTCAACAAGTGAGCCAGACAAAAGGTACAGGAACCGGACTGAGAATTTTATTCCAAACAATCCAGCTTTTGAATTCAAAAAACACAATTAAGATATCTCTTAATATTCAGAATATTCGCAATAATAATAAAAGCATTAGCGGAACTGAGGTTCATATTTTTATTCCTGATATCTATAAATTTGAATAA
- a CDS encoding IS3 family transposase: protein MGDLCALFGASKQAYYKHEDENIERLAIPRFIIEFVRYVREEDPAIGGEKLWVMYSQYFGKRYRIGRDAFLKVLKRYNLMLKAPRKSCRTTDSTHDLPTYPNLIKDLAITRSNQVWVSDITYIRLREDDFCFLSLVTDAYDHEIVGAYVGPTLATVHTIEALKQACKKRNIQNTEGLTHHSDRGVQYASYMYVNELKQKGIRISMTENGDPKENAIAERVNGILKKEFLNQYSFETIELVRQAVQQAVTFYNTKRPHRSLDMLTPQQAFGKTGMIKKRWTSYKDKYREACPQ from the coding sequence GTGGGTGACCTTTGCGCGCTGTTTGGTGCGTCCAAGCAAGCTTATTACAAACACGAAGACGAGAACATCGAACGCCTTGCCATCCCTCGTTTTATTATTGAGTTCGTAAGATATGTTCGAGAGGAGGATCCCGCTATCGGCGGCGAAAAGCTATGGGTGATGTATAGTCAATACTTCGGCAAACGTTATAGGATAGGTCGTGATGCTTTTTTAAAAGTGCTCAAGCGGTACAACCTGATGCTCAAGGCACCCAGAAAAAGTTGTCGTACCACAGACTCCACCCACGACTTGCCGACCTACCCCAATCTAATTAAGGATTTGGCTATCACCCGTTCTAACCAAGTCTGGGTTAGTGATATTACCTATATCCGCTTGCGGGAAGACGATTTCTGTTTTCTCTCCTTGGTGACAGATGCGTACGACCATGAAATCGTAGGTGCTTACGTCGGCCCTACGCTAGCCACTGTCCACACCATAGAAGCCCTTAAACAGGCTTGCAAGAAGAGAAACATACAAAATACAGAAGGGCTGACTCATCATTCGGACCGAGGGGTGCAGTATGCCAGCTACATGTACGTAAATGAACTGAAACAAAAAGGAATAAGGATTAGTATGACGGAAAATGGAGACCCTAAAGAAAATGCAATAGCGGAAAGAGTAAATGGGATTCTCAAAAAGGAATTCCTTAACCAATATTCCTTTGAAACAATCGAACTGGTTAGACAAGCAGTGCAGCAGGCTGTCACATTCTACAATACCAAACGCCCCCATAGGAGTTTGGATATGCTTACTCCACAACAGGCTTTTGGGAAGACCGGAATGATCAAGAAACGATGGACAAGTTATAAAGATAAATACAGAGAAGCTTGCCCGCAATAA
- a CDS encoding GNAT family N-acetyltransferase: MDYTIKHNENDFRFETEVDGYLAYVEYTPLDKELDLIHTWVPKEIGGRGVAAALVKFAMDYAMDNHFKVVPTCPYVKAFLIRHEEYKDCLYD, translated from the coding sequence ATGGACTATACAATTAAACACAATGAAAACGATTTCCGATTTGAAACGGAGGTTGATGGTTACCTGGCCTATGTTGAATATACTCCTTTGGACAAGGAACTGGACTTAATTCACACCTGGGTTCCAAAAGAAATTGGTGGTAGAGGCGTTGCTGCAGCATTAGTTAAGTTTGCAATGGACTATGCAATGGATAATCATTTTAAAGTTGTCCCCACATGTCCGTATGTGAAAGCTTTTTTAATCAGGCATGAGGAGTATAAAGATTGTCTATACGATTAA
- a CDS encoding response regulator, which produces MNKQYNVVIIDDEEIGISNLSRSLSDFSEILIAGTTQSAQTGKDLILEKRPDLLFLDVEMPETSGLELLHEIKNLINWQMQVVFYTAYEKYMLEALRESAFDYLLKPYEQNEFQTVMNRFFDSADKEDKLSSFIDSLSQLIPENRTFLIATITGYITLRQEQIGYFEYAKENKHWYITLQNGKHIQLKRNTKAEDIIKLSKSFAQINQQQIINIDYLAMIEGKRCVLYPPYEEKADLIISRSFLKSVQDKFNLI; this is translated from the coding sequence ATGAATAAGCAATATAATGTTGTAATAATAGATGATGAAGAGATTGGAATATCCAATTTAAGTCGATCATTATCTGACTTTAGTGAAATATTAATAGCAGGAACAACACAGTCAGCACAAACTGGAAAAGACCTTATTTTAGAAAAGAGACCTGATCTTCTTTTTTTGGATGTTGAAATGCCGGAAACAAGTGGTTTGGAATTGCTTCATGAAATAAAAAATCTGATAAACTGGCAAATGCAGGTAGTCTTTTACACTGCTTACGAAAAGTATATGCTTGAAGCACTTAGAGAATCTGCATTCGATTACTTATTAAAACCATACGAACAGAATGAATTCCAAACGGTAATGAATCGCTTCTTTGATTCGGCTGACAAGGAAGATAAATTATCGTCTTTCATTGATTCGCTATCTCAACTGATACCAGAAAACCGTACTTTCTTAATTGCTACTATTACCGGATATATAACTCTTCGTCAGGAACAAATTGGGTATTTTGAGTACGCAAAAGAAAATAAGCATTGGTATATAACCTTGCAAAACGGCAAACATATTCAGCTAAAGAGGAACACTAAAGCAGAAGATATAATAAAACTATCAAAATCATTTGCTCAGATAAATCAGCAACAAATTATAAACATCGACTATCTGGCCATGATAGAAGGAAAGAGATGTGTTTTATATCCTCCTTATGAAGAAAAAGCTGATCTAATAATATCAAGGTCATTTTTAAAATCAGTACAAGACAAGTTTAACTTAATCTAA